The segment TTGCAAAAAATACGCAGTAAAGTAATGTGACGAAGTGTCGCCGCCGGCCGTTATGGAGTCAAAGAAAATCAGGTGCGGGGCGTAATAGAGGCCCAAAAAGCCCCATAGGAGGGCGAGGAAAAGTAAATCCCAAAAAATTAAATATGTTGAGCGTCCAAGTGTGACGGGTTTAACAGCATTATAATCATGAAAATGCTTGACACCAAAGGGTTCTCCCTCTAAATACTGAAGAATACGTACTTTGTCGGCTTTAGCTGTCATAACCATTATTTTCCATACTTAAAATCCTGTGAGGGACTTATGCGACAAACGGGCTTACACGCTTTCCGTTGCTTATCGTATTCTGTTTTTGTTGTCCTTGTACTGTCTTTTGCATTTGTCCAGGTCTCCTTTGCCCAGGAAAACCCCATGAGCCTGTATGTGGACGGGGTTGACGCCTTTGAGGCGGGAGATTACGACCAGGCCCTGTCCTATTTGGATAAAGCCATTGCATTGGACCCTCAGAATACCGAATTTAAATACTACAAAGCCGTGGTTCTTTCCAAGACCGGAGAATCCGACCAGGCGTTGGCTATCTGGAATGCCTTGGTTAAACAATATCCAAAGGAATATCGCAAGGCGCTTTTTGATATTGCCGCAGTCTATACCAAAAAACGTCAATACGAAAATTCGTTGCCGGTCCTGGAAAAAGCCATTCATCTGAACCCGAAAGACGCTCGGGCTTATATGGAAGTGGCCGTGGTGCAACGGGAACTGGAGCAATACGATCTTGCTTTAAGCAACCTGCAAATGGCCAAATCCCTGAATCCCCAGTTCGGCCCGGCCGTCGATCTGACCACCGCCGCCATTTATCTGGAGCGGGAGGAGTTTGACAAGGCCGAGAATTTGTTCAAGCAGGTGGCTGACCAGGATTCGGGCACGGATATCGGCGTCGCGGCCGTCAAATCCCTGGAAGCGGTGGAGCAAACCCGCCGGGCCCGCAAGCCCTGGTACGTAAACGGGCAGTTCACGTGGGGATACGACGACAATGTCACCCTACGTCCTTTGGATTCCGAGCTGCTGCAATTTCAGTCGGACGAAGAAGACGCCTTTCAATCCCTGTTTGTGGAAGCCGGATACCGGATAATCAATCGCTATGAATGGCGTGCGGGGCTTAGCTTTGCTTTCAACCATCAGGGATATCAGGACCTCGCCGAAAACAACACCATGTCGTACAATCCTACGGCTTTTCTGGAATACTACAAAAGAAAGAAATACACCTTCCGCTTTTCCTATGACTACGCCTACTACTACGGGGGAGGCCAGGTCCGGGATCTGCAGGACGCGCAATGGTACCTGCTTTTCGACGCGGATGACGACAAGCTCCAGACCCACCGTCTCATGACCAACTTCACGCTGGTTGAGCCTTACGGCCTTACCAGCGTGGTCAATTTCGCCTGGATGCAAAAGGATTACTGCGATTCCACACCCGACGCTCACGTGTATCAGCCGGGAATCACGCAGAATTGGGCTCTGCCCAATATTCCCGTGGTCCTGAGGGTGGGGTATCAATTGTATTGGGAGGATTCGGAAAACTCCACCTATTCCTATTACAGCCACACCGGTCTGGGCGGTCTCTCCGCGATGCTGCCCTGGGATCTTACGGCGGACCTCCAATATACGCAAGTCCGGACCCATTTTGACGAAAGCCCCCAACTGCCCGGAGCGCAAGTGTTCTGGAAAGGGGACAGGGCTGACACCCTCCACGGATTCAGCGTCAACCTGACCAAAAAACTGACGGACTGCTGGCGGATTCAGGCCAACTACTATCACGGAGACAGCGACTCCAACGTAATCCGCAAGGACCCCTGGTACATCAAGGGGGGCAAGCAGTACAATAAGTACTGGGATCCCTATGAGTTCAGAAAGAACATATTCAGCCTGTCCGTGGCTTGCAATTTTTAAAACACCGGGCCGCCCGCGCGATTTTGGGCGGACTTGAAGCATGGAATTCGGGAAATAAACCGAAATATTATACAGAGGACTTTCGGCTATGAGAATGGGAAGATTGTTTATCGTCACTTTGGTAATGTGCGGCCTTTTTATGGCCTTTGGCGCCGGGTTCGCCGGCGCTGCGGAAAAGCCCATAGGGAGGATTACTAAACTCTCCGGAAAGGCCTTTGTGGACCACCAGGGCAAAAGCATCCCCGCCCGCATAGGACGCAGCCTTTACCAGAAAGACGTCATCCGGACGGAGGGCAAGGCTTCTTTGCGCCTGACGCTTAACGACAACTCCATCGTGAGCGTGGACGAAAATTCCACCCTGGATCTGTCCGAATACCAGTTCGAGCCCGAGAAAAAAACCCGTAAAGCCTTATTTAACATGGTGCGGGGTAAGATCCGGGTCTTCGCCAACCGCCTGACCGGGTATAGATCCAAAGACTTTAACGTCAAGACCCCCACGGCTATCTGCGGGGTGCGCGGCACCATTTTTATTGTGGAAGTGGTGAATAACCAATTGACCATCGTCCAGTGCTACTCCGGCGCCGTGAGCGTGGCTGAGCTGCAAAATCCCGATCAGTACGTCACTCTTACCAATCAGATGAGGACGGATATTGTGGGCGGCTCCCTGCCCACCACGCCCATCGCCATGACCCCGGAGGAAATCGACGCCTTGCGGGATGCCGGCGTGGATATCATCGACAGCGGCGAGTACGGCGACGGACCCGGTGCGCAGGAAGGCGGAGATGGAAGCTCCGCCGGCGCCAGCACCACAGCGCCCTCAACGACTCTGGGGACAACAACGACGACAACGACAACGACGACCACAACAACGACGACAACGACCACTACGACCGCGGCGACTTCAAACCCCACGTCCACAACCATATTGCAAAAGTTGCCTGGACCTCCGGGGCTGCCCGGTTAAGTTGCGGCCCGCCCTATTTTAAGGGCGGCTAAGTGGCGCCGGAAGTTTAAATACATGGTAATTCACAGGCGCATACGGGGCCGGGAAGGATCCCGGCCCTCATTGTTTGACCTGGGCATTTTTTCAAGGGGAAATGATTATGAAGGCGAGATCCTCCATCCTATCGGCGTTTTTGACTTTGGCCTGTGTCGCCATGCTGGCCCTGCCGGCAATGGCCACGACAATCGCCAGCGAAATTTACCCGGCGGCAGCCTACGACTCCAGGGCCGGGGTCAACCAGCACCTTGTGGTGTATCTGGTGGACGGCGAGGTCAGTTCGCCGTACACCCGCTTGGGCGCCCATATTGCGGGCCAATTCGTGGACTCCCTTACAGGCGCCGCCATAGGAGACCCTTTCCCCGTTTCTGATACGAGCGCCTATCTGGACTCCGCCGGAGCGGAGCCGGACACGGCTTTCGCCCAGACCGAGACCGGCGGCGTGTACTGCGTGACATGGGGCCAGGACGGCCGCACGGGCGTGAAAGGCGTCACCGATCCCCAGGTGTACGTCCAATTGATCGACGCGGATACGGGGGCTCTCGTCGGAGGCAACCTGCTTGTTTCCTCCACGGACAATCCTTTTGCCAAATCTTCCGTGTCCGTGGGCGCTTATAACGCGCAGTCCGAAAATTCCCGTTTCATGATCGCATGGACGCAAAACAACGGTTCGCTGAATGAAATTGTCGGAACCCTCATTACCGCGGGGGGGGGGCATCGACAGCGGCGTGAAGGACGTCGCCGGCGGCTCCGGATCCGATAAAGACTGGCCGGACGTGGATTACGACTATGGCGCTTCCGCCTTTCTGACGGTGTTCTCTGACTACCGCAACGGCGGGGATCCTCAAATCTACGGCCAATATATGCAGGATGACCCCGGAGGAGGCGGACTGACCGCATTCGGGTCGACCGTGGATCAGAATTTTCCGGTCAGCGCACTTGGGACGAGTTCCCATTGCATTCACCCCCAGACGGCTTATGACGTCTCTTCCGGAAAACACGTAGTGGTCTGGGAGGATGGAAGAAACTTTGATGACACCTGGAGCGACATTTACTGCCAAGTTCTGAGCGCCGCC is part of the Desulfatibacillum aliphaticivorans DSM 15576 genome and harbors:
- a CDS encoding tetratricopeptide repeat protein, which gives rise to MSLYVDGVDAFEAGDYDQALSYLDKAIALDPQNTEFKYYKAVVLSKTGESDQALAIWNALVKQYPKEYRKALFDIAAVYTKKRQYENSLPVLEKAIHLNPKDARAYMEVAVVQRELEQYDLALSNLQMAKSLNPQFGPAVDLTTAAIYLEREEFDKAENLFKQVADQDSGTDIGVAAVKSLEAVEQTRRARKPWYVNGQFTWGYDDNVTLRPLDSELLQFQSDEEDAFQSLFVEAGYRIINRYEWRAGLSFAFNHQGYQDLAENNTMSYNPTAFLEYYKRKKYTFRFSYDYAYYYGGGQVRDLQDAQWYLLFDADDDKLQTHRLMTNFTLVEPYGLTSVVNFAWMQKDYCDSTPDAHVYQPGITQNWALPNIPVVLRVGYQLYWEDSENSTYSYYSHTGLGGLSAMLPWDLTADLQYTQVRTHFDESPQLPGAQVFWKGDRADTLHGFSVNLTKKLTDCWRIQANYYHGDSDSNVIRKDPWYIKGGKQYNKYWDPYEFRKNIFSLSVACNF
- a CDS encoding FecR family protein, yielding MRMGRLFIVTLVMCGLFMAFGAGFAGAAEKPIGRITKLSGKAFVDHQGKSIPARIGRSLYQKDVIRTEGKASLRLTLNDNSIVSVDENSTLDLSEYQFEPEKKTRKALFNMVRGKIRVFANRLTGYRSKDFNVKTPTAICGVRGTIFIVEVVNNQLTIVQCYSGAVSVAELQNPDQYVTLTNQMRTDIVGGSLPTTPIAMTPEEIDALRDAGVDIIDSGEYGDGPGAQEGGDGSSAGASTTAPSTTLGTTTTTTTTTTTTTTTTTTTTAATSNPTSTTILQKLPGPPGLPG